ATGGGTAATAAATCATGGAAAGCACAATAGAAAATGATGATTATGTTCAAGATAAATTTTGTACTTTAAAACGACGAATAATAGCAGCATGTCTTGATTCCGCTGCATTGGCTCCTTTTGCATGGTTTGATAAATATCTATGGAATTCAATATCAAATCCTCTGACACTTCAGATTTGGAACATTTTTTATACAGCAGTCATCATTTACTACTATTACTATTTCGTTGCACGATTTGGCCAAACACCAGGGAAAATGGCTTCCGGCATTAAGATACTAACATCTAATGAGTGTGAGGTTGGCCCCAAACATGCGGTCCTTCGTCAAATTTTATTTTCTAGCTTTAGTTTAATATTTTTAACTATACAATTATTTAACTTATCTCATGGCATGCTAACCAATAGAGCATTAGGTAATCATTTTACGCTAATGCTATTCGGATCACCGATTTTATTTTTGTCGCTGCTTGAGTTTATAACGATGATGTGTAATACAAAACGCAGATCAATTCATGATTTTATCGCAGATACAGTCGTTATAAAATTCGAAGAAACAAAACATAAAAACAAAATTAAAGTGATATTATTGACATTATTCATCATAAATCTGCTTATCCAGCAATTTATACCTGAATTAAATTTAGTTACAAATTAGGGCAAAAGCTAACAAAAACTTAATGGCGGACAGCACTACGTGCTGCCCCATAAGTAAAAGTTAGGTAGGAGAATAAAGGAAATATCTTTTATTCATCACCACTGAGCTGGCTAATTGGTACACAGACTTCAATGCTGTCACTGTGCCCGCTTTAAACCACCGTTCGAAATTACCCACCGACAGATTTGAAACTGCCGGTTTACTTTGTGTTTCACTGACATCATTCAGGAAACGGGGAGTGGGCTTTCAGATCGAAACGCTCGGATGATGAGCCGCTCCAGGCGTACACACCGACAGACTTGAAGGTTGCCGAAGACATAACCAGTGCGGAATCGAATTACACACCGGAAGTGAGATCATGAGTTATGCAAGGCAACCATTTCACCGGAAGTGAGCCTTTAATAACACTGAACCATCATACTCACCGCTTTAAGGCTCGAAGTTTCCACAAAATAATTAAGAAAATTAATTACCTAACTATAAGTTAAACGGCGGCACGTAGTGCCGTCCAGTGAGCAACGCGAACGTGTTTGAACGCCTTGTTAGGTAGGAGAACAAAAGAAATATCTTTTATTCATCACACTGAACTGGCTAATTGGTACACAGACTTCAATGCTGCCACTGCACCCGTTTCAAATCACCGCTCGGAATTACCCGCCGACAGGTTTGAAACTGCCGGTTTATTTTGTGTTTCACTGACATTATTCAGGAAACAGGGAGTGGTTACCTTAAACAACAGAGCCCAGATGATGAGCTGCTCCAGGCGTACACACCGACGGACTTGAAGGTTGCCGAAGACATAACCAGTGCAAGATAGAATTCCACACAGGAAGTGAGATCATGAGTTATGCAAGGCAACCACTTCACCGGAAGTGAGCCGCAAACAACACGGAACCCTCATACCAGCCGCTTTAAGGCTCGAATTTTACGTAAAAAAATTAAGAAAATTAATTACCTAACTATTAACTTATGGGGCAGCACGCAGTGCTGTCCGCCATTAAGTTTTTGTTATGTGTTTTTATTTCGCAGAGCTGGATTAAAAATTCGTTTAATCGAAGCCGGATTGTTAGCCAGTTTATCTGCTGGGCGGCGAGGGCGTCGAACCAATTCACCACCACAATTCGGGCATTGGTCATGAAGAACATCTTTTGCACAGGCGGCACAGAATGTACATTCAAATGAACAAATCAGCGCGTCTGTTGCTTCAGGTGGTAAGTCTTTATCGCAACATTCACAGTTTGGTCGCATCTCAAGCATAACGGCCTCGTCAGATATTCAAATAAATGTTCGGGTTATGAATACTCAGATAGTTTTCGAATTGAGTAATTGGCTGGAAACCGAATTGTTGATACAGGCCATGTGCATCCGCAGTCACCAGCAACAATCTACGTAATCCTTGCAGCAATGGATGTTCAACAATGAACTTAACTAACCACTTACTTAATCCTTTCTTTCGGTGATTTTCAACGACAAAAACATCGCCGAGATAAGCAAAAGTAGCGAAATCAGTAATGACTCGGGCAAAGGCAACTTGGGTGCCTGAAGCATCATAAATACCCACGCAAAATGAGTTATCAATTGAGTGTTGAACAGTTTCAATTGGGATATCTTTAGCCCAGTATGAATGGCTCAGGAAATGATGAATAACCTGAATATCTAATTTGTTTTTGTTATCAGAAATGGAATAACCATCAACCATAGAAATCTCCGAAACCGATAAACACATAACTATTACTTATGGGGCTGCACGCAGTGCTGTCCGCCATTAAGTTTTTGTTAATTGGTTGAACGAACACCCAAGAGTGATTCAACCTTTTCTTGTATCGTGTTCGTTCACTTGTATAAAACGCTGTCACAACGATTGTTCCATTTCTTGATATAGTCAATTCACGAAAGCGTGGTTTATCTACTCACTGTGTAGTCGTATTCTTTGCTCAACGAAACGTGATGCGTTTCACAAAAACAAAAAGACGAACACGGCCAAGCCGGTTCAACAAATGACTATCTGTGGAGTAAAGAACATGAAAAATACCTTCGTACGTTTTGCTGCTGTTGCTGCATTATCACTGGCTGCACTGTCATCTCAGGCTGCGGTAGACACTTATAAAGCACACGGTTCAGTATTGGCTGTCAATGCAGCAGACCAGACCGTAACTGTAAAACAAGATGCGGTTACGGAACTGGGCTGGCCAGCACGTACCGTCACTTACAATGCCGACGGTAGCAATGTGCTGAAAGGGGTGACTGTGGGTCAGACCGTCGATGTCCAATTTACCTCATCCAATGCTTTCAATGCAGATGCACACTTTGTAACGCCAGTTTCTCAATAATGAGACAGTAACAATCATAATGTCCAAGGGGGGTTATAAAATATAACCCCCCTTTTGTTTTACTGAATCCGGCCTTCTCAGAGTGAAAAGTGAGTGTGCCTTTTCTCGCGCTGATGCTTCGATTATTTTGATTAACCGGGCGTACAGCAACACTGATTTTCAACTCCACGTTCCCTCAGTAATGGGGGGATTTTTGACAGAACAAGTCGACTAACCAGCAAACCAAACCTGCACTAAAACCATTCGTATAGTTACAACCGAAAATCTTGAGCAACCAATTAACTTCGAATTATGGGGCCACGAAGTGGTCCCACATTAATTTTTTGTTAGGTAATGCTTCTAATTTGTGAAGAAGAGGAATCATCAAAGGTTGATTGAATAGCAGAGATCTTCCTGCTTGCTTGATCACAAACCCCCTCAACAGAGTCATCGTCATTTATACCCTCAATCAGATATTCAATGCGGACTTTTACGCCATCTTTTTCGACCAGAATGACAAAGCGATCCTGGTCAACATAACCATCTTTTGGCATATAGTCGAACCAATTCCATTTAACTGCTTTGGGATTGTCTGCATAAACTACTTTGCCATGCTCGGGTGCTTTGTTCAAAGTTACTTTCGCACCGGAGAAAAATTCACCACTAGCAAGCTTTGCTTTGTAGCGTGGATCATTACCATGATATTTAAAAAAGTAATCGCCAGCCGCATACGTTGGTCTAATTTCCGCACCAGCAGATTGTGTCGCTGTTTGACATATCCCTACCGCATAGTTTTCCGCCGCCTCGCAGGCAACACAGCAACTATGGTTGAAACACCACCCAGCAATAGATTCATAGACCGAATATCAGTAATAAACATCTTGCTTTGGTCCTCGAGTGATTGTTTTAGTTGATCAAATAATGTTGCGCGGATATTTAGAAGTAGAATAATTCTGATAACTTGCGGCATTACCTAACTATAAGTTAAACGGCGGCACGCGTGCCGTCCAGTGAGCAAAGCGAACGTGTTTAAACGCCTTGTTAGGTAGGAGAATAAAGGAAATATCTTTTATTCATCACCACTGAACTGACTAATTGGTACACAGACTTCAATGTTGCCACTGCACCCTCTTTAAACCACCGCTCGGAATTACACGCCGACAGGTTTGAAACTGCCTGCTGGTTTTATGTTTCACTGACATTAATCAGGAAACGGGGGAGTGGTTGCCTCAAACTATGTGCCCGGATGATGAGCCGCTTCTGGCGTACACACGACAGCGCTGATGGGTTGCTGGAGATATAATGCCTAACAAAACCTTGTTAACCACACGAATGCTGAAAACTGTTATGCGTAAGCAACCCTAGACACCAGAAGTGAGCCGCAAATAACACGGAACCCTCATACCTGCCGCTTTAAGGCCCGAATTTTCCGTAAAAAAATAAGAAAATTAATTACCTAACTTTTACTTGTGGGGTTGCGTAGCAATCCCACACCAAGTTTTTGTTATGCGCTTCACGTTAAGTTGCTCTTGTCTGAAATTTCATATTCATTAAGTGAAAGCTCATTTTCCAAAAGCTTCAGACCTTTTATAGCTGCGTTCTTGAAATGACTTAATTCTTCACTGGACCAATATTCAATTTACTTAGATGGATCTGGCTAATTAATTGATGTGTCATACCAAGCAATTAGGTATTGATGGTATCGTTTAGTGTTTCACTTAAAGGTAATTTCCAGTGATCGATTGCATAACCAAATTTATTTCTAGACTCATCATTGTTTGACCACAGGCAAACACAACTACCGTGATCAAATAAGTAATTGATTTCATATTTCATCTGTAAATTACCAAAAAAGCTACGGCGGTTATTAAATTTTAGATAAATTGTTGTAACTCATTTCTCATAACGCATAAACACTATATTACGCAGATATGGCATGTTTTTGGGATATGGAATAGACAGATAAACTTCATTTATGGTGTAAACATCAGGATAGTCGGCAATAATTTCTGTTGCCGCATGACTCAAAAGTTCTTTATCATCTGCGCTTGGAATACCATCAAAGACAAAACTGCACATGATCTCCGTGCTGTTGTATTCAACTGATACACATCTGAGACTTGCTGGGATATTGCCTAACAGTGCACGCTGTGCATTAAGTCTGAGCAAGATATCTTGTTTGTCTATTATAGACATTGCATTTTCATTCATTAAAAATTCTCAAGATGTCCTTGTCGCATAACTATTACTTATGGGGCAGCACGTAGTGCTGTCCGCCATTAAGTTTTTGTTAAATTTTTCTGCTTAAATCAGGTCGGTTCTTTCGATGCGAAAAAAGCATAGATGTTGGCATCAACATAGCCTGTTTTAAGCAAAATCCGTTTTTTGTCGACACCTTCAAATCGGGCGCCCGATTTTATTGCAACGCGATTGCTTGGTTTGTTATCGATAGCAGCCACAATTTCTAAACGGAGTAACTGCAAGTCTCGAAACGCAAATTGTTTGATAGCTAAAACAGCTTCTAGGGCATAACCCAAACCTTGCTTTGATTCACGCACCCAATAACCGATATTACCGATTTTATAATCTGGTTTAAGTTGATTGATGGTGATGCTACCAAGCAGTTGATTCGTTAGCTTATCAAATAAACCAAATGTATAAGCCGCACTTTCTTTCAATGCATCTTCACAAATCACAAACCACTCAGCCGCATCTTTGACGGTATAGTCGGGTGTGCACCAAGAAAGCCAACGTCCAACAGTTGAAACCGATTCAAGCACAGCTTCGGTTTGTTCACAAATATCAGCAGCAAGGTAAGGGCGAATGATTAAGCGAGTTGTTTCGATAGGAAATTGTAAATTAAAACTCATAGTCACGTTCAACTTTGGCAATTCGGGTTTTAAATGATTTATACCATTTTTCGCGACCTAACCTTTGTGCCAATAAGTGGTCAGTGTTCGACTTCCATTGTTTAATGGAATCGAGATCAGACCAGTATGAAACGGTAATGCCAATGTCATTTCGGGCAGATTCTGCGCCAAGGAACCCGGGTTGTTGTTGTTGGGCTAAAGCGACCATGGCATCAGCCGTGATTGCATACCCATCGTCAATATTTGTACGGATAGATGTGAATATCACTGCGTAATAGGGTGGAGTAGGTGTTTTCGCAATCATGATTACCCCAAAATAATTTAACTTTTAATTAAACGGCGGCACGTAGTGCCGTCCAGTGAGCAAAGCGAACGTGTTTAAACGCCTTGTTAGGTAGGAGAATAAAGGAAATATCTTTTATTCATCACCACTGAACTGGCTAATTGGTACGCGGACTTCAATGCTGCCACTGCACCCGCTTTAAACCACCGCTCGGAATTACCCGCTGACAGACTTGAAACAGCCAATTTGCTTTATGTTTTACTGAAATTATTCAGGAAACAGGCAGTGGTCGTTTCAAACCAAAACGCCCGGATGATGAGCCGCTCCAGGCGTACACACGGACTGAGTTGAAGGTTGCCGAAGACATAACCAGTGCGGAATTGAATTACACACCGAAAGTGAGGTCATGAGTTATGCAAGGCAACCATTTCACCGGAAGTGAGCCGCAAATAACACAGAACCCTCATACCAGCCGCTTTAAGACTCCAATTTACCGCAAAAAAATTAAGAAAATTAATTACCTAACTTCGATTTAAGTGGCGGCACAAAGTGCCGTCCAACTTTAAATTTTTGTTAGATAAGGCGGATTCAATTACGAAGTGCGACAACTTTAAACATAAAAACAGCGAGATGTGATACTCAGGATTTTTACTCCCGCCAAGAAGTGAAAAGCCAATGAAATACACACATCTCACTGAGAATGAAAGATATATGTTGTCAGCCTTGAGAAAGCAAGGACTGACTGTCGCATCCATCGCCAAAGCCTTAGGTCGTCACCGAAGTACGGTCTACCGGGAAGTGGAACGAAACTCCCGATGGTGCAATTATGACCAGCTTTATAGTTACCAACCAGCGCGAGCCCAGCAAAAAGTCAGGGTAAGAACAAAGAAAGCCCGAAGGAACAAACGGTATGATCACATGGACTTTCTGCTGGTTGATGCCTTACTGAAATTGCATTGGAGTCCAGAACAGATCGTTGGCTATTTTCGTTACAAAGGCTATCCGGTGATGAGCCATGAAAC
This Tolumonas lignilytica DNA region includes the following protein-coding sequences:
- a CDS encoding GNAT family N-acetyltransferase — translated: MVDGYSISDNKNKLDIQVIHHFLSHSYWAKDIPIETVQHSIDNSFCVGIYDASGTQVAFARVITDFATFAYLGDVFVVENHRKKGLSKWLVKFIVEHPLLQGLRRLLLVTADAHGLYQQFGFQPITQFENYLSIHNPNIYLNI
- a CDS encoding IS30 family transposase translates to MKYTHLTENERYMLSALRKQGLTVASIAKALGRHRSTVYREVERNSRWCNYDQLYSYQPARAQQKVRVRTKKARRNKRYDHMDFLLVDALLKLHWSPEQIVGYFRYKGYPVMSHETIYQHVWADKNEGGNLWQYLRQSPKIRRKRYRSKDSRGRVAAKRHISERPTLVNEREEFGHWEIDTV
- a CDS encoding RDD family protein, with the translated sequence MESTIENDDYVQDKFCTLKRRIIAACLDSAALAPFAWFDKYLWNSISNPLTLQIWNIFYTAVIIYYYYYFVARFGQTPGKMASGIKILTSNECEVGPKHAVLRQILFSSFSLIFLTIQLFNLSHGMLTNRALGNHFTLMLFGSPILFLSLLEFITMMCNTKRRSIHDFIADTVVIKFEETKHKNKIKVILLTLFIINLLIQQFIPELNLVTN
- a CDS encoding copper-binding protein, with the translated sequence MKNTFVRFAAVAALSLAALSSQAAVDTYKAHGSVLAVNAADQTVTVKQDAVTELGWPARTVTYNADGSNVLKGVTVGQTVDVQFTSSNAFNADAHFVTPVSQ
- a CDS encoding DUF1272 domain-containing protein, which encodes MLEMRPNCECCDKDLPPEATDALICSFECTFCAACAKDVLHDQCPNCGGELVRRPRRPADKLANNPASIKRIFNPALRNKNT
- a CDS encoding GNAT family N-acetyltransferase; its protein translation is MSFNLQFPIETTRLIIRPYLAADICEQTEAVLESVSTVGRWLSWCTPDYTVKDAAEWFVICEDALKESAAYTFGLFDKLTNQLLGSITINQLKPDYKIGNIGYWVRESKQGLGYALEAVLAIKQFAFRDLQLLRLEIVAAIDNKPSNRVAIKSGARFEGVDKKRILLKTGYVDANIYAFFASKEPT
- a CDS encoding antibiotic biosynthesis monooxygenase family protein produces the protein MIAKTPTPPYYAVIFTSIRTNIDDGYAITADAMVALAQQQQPGFLGAESARNDIGITVSYWSDLDSIKQWKSNTDHLLAQRLGREKWYKSFKTRIAKVERDYEF